A window from Ardenticatena maritima encodes these proteins:
- a CDS encoding nSTAND1 domain-containing NTPase: MTTILIDQLATQLLQDNVVFVVGTGLHGQGRQALDQQLAEYLAQTFAIGPPDRALSLVARDVEVQVGRATLLAALRDGLQTLMPRPDVVHQLLAEALPPFAKVVTTRFDRALETALEQFGKAYVRIRRDADLPFFDESRIALIKLQGDIEDPEHLYITEDDVRRFLRSMSALHDVVRAYFATKTLVFVGYNLEHPIVRDMFDQIEDLMGQFRRPAFALVPRLPPENEVAYWKRRNVTLIETDLPDFFERLAVAVERLQQQTVEPPPNPLENRITSARPERPYKALESFTQSDAAIFAGRQEESRRLTHRILARRHVVLYGGSGSGKTSLLQAGVAPRLAAMRALLISTTPVASTSLLERIQSALREECQALSLPVSGEEPATLIRQLQHALGGPLVLVIDQFEQFFVQTPLDEQPTQLGEVMALLADRSLDIRLVLVMREEFIGRLDALRETFPGLLDVRFYLPPLARETARAALEDPAALFGVTWEPPLLERLLDDLTDETGRVVPPHLQIVADALYRHVVEGEGRTTLTSEDLEWLGGTIALLGRYLDDIIATFPPPEQPRIRMVLGLLVGSSGLKTRVALDEIARSADLDGDTAQHLLEQLVAQRLVRRYETPSGIYYELTHDYLAANIARWLGEAFWAAQKAREILRSAVREWRERGRLLPPDDLALIERHRSRLRLSADEQALCFASAIAYGTSPMNEAPSSAFTPIFTRLLEYPEPFVRARAARAVGEWALSPHVDTLPHLAIDDPDETVRQAAVDAIAMLPLPLLREATSRLVSAWQTDHPHAPEALYHLRDIQPQVEQFLPAKWRGQVRRVVWRRRWARRRDFIAAQTLQGARWGALVGGGLVGMLTVMLMAEQSVRGGTLLATGLVGMLVGGMLGALAGAVPRFVGVLIRELGDGAWAQRAQWIMLGLYGVAGLIALWIVWLVLR, encoded by the coding sequence ATGACCACAATCCTGATTGACCAGTTGGCGACCCAGTTGCTTCAAGACAACGTGGTATTTGTCGTTGGAACAGGGTTGCATGGGCAAGGTCGCCAAGCCTTGGACCAGCAGCTCGCGGAATACCTGGCGCAAACCTTTGCGATTGGCCCGCCTGATCGCGCATTGAGCCTTGTTGCCCGCGATGTCGAGGTGCAAGTCGGGCGCGCAACACTTCTGGCTGCTTTGCGTGACGGCTTGCAAACCCTGATGCCCCGTCCCGATGTTGTGCACCAGTTATTGGCAGAAGCCTTACCCCCTTTCGCCAAAGTCGTCACGACGCGCTTCGACCGTGCATTGGAAACCGCGCTGGAGCAGTTCGGCAAAGCCTATGTGCGTATTCGCCGCGACGCCGATTTGCCCTTTTTTGATGAATCACGTATTGCGCTGATTAAATTGCAAGGTGATATCGAAGACCCTGAGCACCTCTATATAACCGAAGATGACGTGCGACGCTTCTTGCGCTCCATGAGTGCTTTGCACGATGTGGTGCGTGCTTATTTTGCCACCAAAACCCTCGTCTTTGTTGGCTATAACCTGGAACACCCCATCGTGCGTGACATGTTCGACCAAATCGAAGACCTCATGGGGCAATTCCGACGCCCCGCCTTTGCATTGGTGCCCCGTTTGCCGCCTGAAAATGAAGTGGCGTACTGGAAACGACGCAACGTGACGTTGATTGAAACCGACCTGCCAGATTTCTTTGAACGTCTGGCCGTAGCTGTGGAGCGCTTGCAACAACAAACTGTTGAACCACCTCCTAACCCTCTCGAAAACCGTATCACTTCTGCACGTCCTGAACGTCCCTACAAAGCCCTGGAAAGTTTCACTCAGAGTGATGCCGCTATTTTTGCCGGGCGGCAGGAAGAAAGCCGCCGCCTGACGCACCGCATTCTGGCGCGGCGGCACGTGGTGTTGTATGGGGGCTCAGGAAGTGGCAAAACCAGCCTGCTGCAAGCAGGAGTAGCGCCGCGTCTCGCAGCCATGCGAGCATTGTTGATTTCTACAACGCCTGTTGCTTCAACCTCGCTGCTCGAACGCATTCAATCTGCCTTGCGTGAAGAGTGTCAAGCGCTCAGCCTGCCTGTTTCTGGTGAAGAACCGGCAACCCTTATTCGGCAGTTGCAGCATGCACTTGGGGGGCCGCTTGTGCTGGTGATTGATCAGTTCGAGCAATTCTTCGTGCAAACACCCCTCGATGAGCAGCCCACCCAACTCGGAGAAGTTATGGCGTTGCTTGCTGACCGCAGTCTCGATATACGCCTGGTTTTGGTAATGCGTGAAGAATTTATTGGGCGACTTGATGCCCTGCGGGAAACTTTCCCTGGCTTGCTGGATGTGCGTTTTTACCTACCCCCTCTCGCCCGTGAAACAGCGCGAGCCGCCTTGGAAGATCCTGCTGCATTGTTCGGCGTTACATGGGAGCCCCCCTTGCTTGAACGCTTGCTGGACGACCTGACCGACGAAACGGGGCGGGTTGTGCCACCCCATCTCCAAATTGTTGCCGATGCGCTCTATCGCCATGTCGTAGAAGGCGAGGGGCGCACGACACTGACGAGTGAAGACCTGGAGTGGCTTGGTGGGACGATAGCGCTTTTGGGGCGCTACCTTGATGATATCATTGCTACGTTTCCGCCACCCGAACAACCGCGCATTCGCATGGTCTTGGGGTTGCTGGTGGGAAGCAGCGGTTTGAAAACACGTGTGGCGCTTGATGAGATCGCCCGCTCCGCTGACCTCGATGGAGATACGGCACAGCACCTGCTGGAACAACTTGTGGCACAACGGCTCGTCCGCCGATACGAGACACCCAGCGGGATTTATTACGAATTGACGCATGACTACCTCGCCGCCAACATTGCCCGCTGGTTGGGGGAAGCGTTTTGGGCGGCCCAGAAAGCCCGCGAAATTTTGCGTTCTGCTGTGCGTGAATGGCGCGAGCGAGGCCGTTTGCTCCCTCCAGATGATTTGGCGCTCATTGAACGCCACCGCTCACGATTGCGGTTGAGTGCTGATGAACAGGCACTCTGTTTTGCCAGCGCTATTGCTTATGGCACTTCCCCGATGAATGAAGCACCATCATCGGCATTCACGCCGATTTTCACACGCTTGCTTGAATACCCCGAACCATTTGTGCGGGCACGTGCCGCGCGTGCGGTTGGGGAGTGGGCATTGTCTCCCCATGTTGACACATTGCCTCATCTGGCGATAGACGACCCAGACGAAACGGTGCGGCAGGCGGCGGTGGACGCCATCGCCATGCTCCCGCTCCCATTGTTGCGTGAAGCCACCAGCCGGCTTGTTTCCGCCTGGCAAACTGACCATCCCCACGCACCTGAAGCCTTGTATCACCTGCGCGACATTCAGCCGCAAGTGGAACAGTTCTTGCCGGCGAAGTGGCGTGGGCAGGTGCGGCGCGTTGTTTGGCGGCGTCGGTGGGCGCGGCGGCGCGATTTTATTGCGGCGCAAACGCTACAAGGGGCGCGGTGGGGCGCGCTCGTCGGCGGGGGATTGGTAGGAATGCTTACCGTGATGCTTATGGCGGAACAAAGTGTGCGTGGCGGCACCTTGTTGGCGACGGGGCTGGTGGGCATGTTAGTAGGGGGGATGTTAGGCGCATTGGCGGGGGCGGTGCCCCGTTTCGTGGGGGTGCTGATACGTGAACTGGGTGATGGCGCATGGGCGCAACGGGCACAGTGGATCATGCTTGGCTTGTATGGCGTTGCCGGTCTCATAGCGCTTTGGATTGTCTGGTTGGTTCTCAGGTGA
- a CDS encoding type III PLP-dependent enzyme domain-containing protein — protein sequence MNIIPTIGWESPDPVPDGYRFNEYLHVRNGHLFYEDLDLAALFLNDGTSPLSVPLASPLELVYLPKIRDKIRYLQDVFARAIIEQEYTGRFYYAYASKANAAEEVIRTTLGAGIHHEMSSTVDVDIVRLMIQRGYITPDQMIIANGFKMAGMPYSRNLIQLKREYPDYRIIPVIENLAELPPLIESGLPFEVGLRQKSYGKHPNVAAMDFANSRFGLTIGEIWDAAEMIAQSPNLTLRLYHGMVGSQLTDPQDFVERLTPPLEVFAQLREEFPTLTIFDFGGGVPVGLTLDFDFDYYEFAIRLLQAIQVLCARYNIPEPDIMGEMGRYTVAEHGAHLFRVLLVKDNNSPLPWYIIDGSIMSSFPDTWALGEHFIVLPLNHLDKPFRRVQLGGLTCDSDDVYPPKGSEAELWLPVETENLYIGFFAVGAYQEMLGGVGGSKHCVIPEANELIVDRNPDGSYSFELFVGQAPEDVLDNPDIAKPCQPVQA from the coding sequence ATGAATATCATACCGACAATTGGCTGGGAATCGCCCGACCCCGTACCTGACGGCTACCGTTTCAACGAGTACCTGCATGTACGCAACGGGCATCTTTTCTATGAAGACCTGGACCTGGCGGCGCTCTTCCTGAACGACGGCACCAGCCCGCTCAGTGTCCCCCTGGCAAGCCCGCTGGAACTGGTTTATTTGCCCAAAATCCGCGACAAAATTCGCTATCTGCAAGACGTGTTTGCGCGCGCCATCATCGAACAAGAATACACGGGGCGCTTCTACTATGCCTACGCCTCGAAAGCAAACGCAGCCGAAGAAGTCATCCGCACCACGTTAGGCGCAGGCATTCATCACGAAATGTCATCCACGGTAGACGTGGACATTGTGCGCCTCATGATTCAGCGCGGCTACATCACACCCGACCAGATGATTATTGCCAACGGTTTCAAGATGGCGGGCATGCCCTATTCGCGCAATCTCATTCAGCTGAAGCGCGAATATCCCGACTACCGCATCATCCCCGTGATTGAAAACCTGGCGGAACTGCCGCCGTTGATCGAATCGGGATTGCCCTTTGAAGTGGGGCTCCGCCAGAAATCGTACGGGAAGCACCCCAACGTCGCCGCCATGGACTTCGCCAATTCGCGCTTTGGCTTGACGATTGGCGAAATTTGGGACGCCGCCGAGATGATTGCCCAATCCCCCAACCTGACCTTGCGGCTCTATCATGGCATGGTGGGCAGCCAATTGACCGACCCACAAGATTTTGTCGAACGATTGACACCCCCGCTGGAAGTTTTCGCCCAACTTCGTGAAGAATTTCCTACACTCACCATTTTTGACTTTGGGGGCGGTGTTCCCGTCGGGCTCACCCTCGATTTTGACTTCGACTACTACGAGTTTGCCATTCGGCTGCTCCAAGCCATTCAGGTGCTCTGCGCACGCTACAACATCCCCGAACCCGACATCATGGGCGAAATGGGGCGCTACACCGTGGCCGAACATGGCGCCCACCTCTTCCGCGTACTGTTGGTGAAAGACAACAACTCGCCCCTGCCCTGGTACATCATTGACGGTTCCATCATGTCTTCATTCCCCGACACGTGGGCGCTGGGTGAACATTTTATCGTCTTGCCGCTCAACCACCTGGACAAACCGTTTCGCCGCGTGCAACTGGGGGGGCTCACCTGCGACAGCGACGACGTCTATCCGCCGAAAGGCAGCGAAGCCGAACTCTGGCTCCCCGTCGAAACCGAGAACCTGTACATTGGCTTTTTTGCCGTCGGGGCATACCAGGAAATGCTGGGCGGCGTCGGCGGGAGCAAGCATTGCGTCATCCCCGAAGCCAACGAACTGATTGTAGACCGCAACCCCGATGGCTCGTATTCGTTCGAGTTGTTTGTGGGGCAAGCCCCCGAAGACGTGCTGGACAACCCGGATATCGCTAAGCCCTGTCAGCCTGTGCAAGCCTGA
- a CDS encoding SH3 domain-containing protein, which translates to MNELWRLVILCLFVLMGLSACRGEESAVRTPEPPSDTSDTSEQANLESLLDNAFVVRAAARTPVPAPRTAPVQVGDGVDVDEQGRAILRFGDLITADITRDGELRIQQLSADEQSAIANFVLVAGAALFDFNPDEALQERILIVESEFENGQIAVVQATGTRFLVVREEEAPLEWVIGLEAAEDDLSITADGVTKPVPAGTARWVAPVDEPSPGIQADMRAVEEWLRKVRTGQPVREVGEVLWSFADVTSNLTSLETLPPPGESFIVEGVRLTLHEGGTYTLEDCNRDGNNDVVIQNGMVTFDFRSVLARVESLDVTILNRAEPHTGELVVFDPAYEEIARVFVQSDAGQVEVLSSRSPTPYHYASLSLKHGCFLGFSLTPPTPDGEPAPPRSAEQLEPFCETRVALRLRAAPRLDADVITTLPPSTSFEPLGRLANERWLFVVAEAQAKGWILGDPEYIACEGYELQALPTRQPPPTITPTITPSITPTPLPDLAILLDDFTETCNGYECQVTVYAWLFNTGETSLYEVEVQVRADPDAFLSTNIKELPPSPNGLFWEFVLPSTTGGCYDPDCTICLVIDPYDNIAEENEENNKICQTWQG; encoded by the coding sequence ATGAACGAACTTTGGCGATTAGTCATACTGTGCCTGTTCGTGCTGATGGGGCTTAGCGCATGTCGCGGTGAAGAGAGTGCGGTACGTACCCCAGAACCGCCATCCGATACGTCCGATACGTCTGAACAAGCCAACCTTGAATCTCTGCTTGACAACGCTTTTGTGGTACGTGCCGCGGCGCGTACACCTGTTCCCGCGCCGCGTACAGCACCTGTGCAGGTGGGAGATGGCGTCGATGTAGATGAGCAGGGGCGCGCCATCTTGCGGTTCGGTGACTTGATTACTGCCGACATTACACGCGATGGCGAGTTGCGCATTCAACAACTCTCCGCCGACGAGCAATCAGCCATTGCCAACTTCGTGTTGGTGGCGGGGGCGGCATTGTTTGATTTCAACCCGGATGAAGCCTTGCAAGAGCGTATCCTGATTGTCGAAAGCGAGTTCGAGAATGGGCAAATTGCGGTGGTGCAAGCCACAGGCACACGTTTTCTCGTTGTGCGTGAGGAAGAAGCCCCGTTGGAATGGGTCATTGGGTTGGAGGCAGCCGAGGATGATTTGAGCATTACGGCGGACGGCGTTACCAAGCCTGTGCCGGCTGGGACGGCACGTTGGGTTGCGCCTGTGGATGAACCCAGCCCCGGCATTCAAGCAGATATGCGGGCTGTAGAAGAATGGTTGCGGAAAGTGCGCACTGGTCAACCGGTGCGTGAGGTGGGTGAAGTGCTCTGGTCTTTTGCCGATGTCACCAGCAACCTTACGTCTTTGGAAACACTTCCCCCACCAGGTGAATCATTTATTGTTGAAGGTGTCCGACTGACGCTGCATGAAGGCGGTACATACACACTTGAGGATTGCAATCGGGACGGCAACAACGATGTGGTGATTCAAAACGGCATGGTCACCTTTGATTTTCGCTCCGTTTTGGCGCGCGTAGAATCGCTCGATGTTACGATTCTCAATCGTGCAGAACCGCACACGGGAGAGTTGGTGGTGTTTGATCCGGCTTATGAAGAGATTGCCCGTGTCTTTGTTCAATCAGATGCTGGTCAGGTCGAAGTGTTGAGTAGTCGTTCACCAACCCCATATCACTACGCCTCCCTATCGCTCAAACATGGCTGTTTTCTTGGATTTAGCCTCACCCCGCCTACGCCTGATGGCGAGCCTGCGCCACCACGTTCCGCCGAGCAATTGGAACCGTTTTGCGAGACCCGCGTAGCCCTCCGTTTGCGCGCGGCGCCTCGCCTCGACGCTGATGTCATCACAACTTTACCACCGTCAACATCGTTTGAACCATTGGGGCGTCTCGCCAACGAGCGCTGGCTCTTTGTTGTAGCCGAGGCGCAGGCGAAAGGATGGATATTGGGCGATCCGGAATACATTGCCTGCGAAGGATATGAGTTGCAGGCCTTGCCCACGCGCCAACCACCTCCCACGATTACACCCACCATCACACCTTCTATCACCCCCACACCATTACCCGACCTCGCTATCTTGTTAGACGACTTCACCGAAACGTGTAATGGATACGAATGCCAGGTAACGGTCTATGCCTGGCTTTTCAACACAGGTGAAACAAGTCTCTATGAAGTTGAAGTTCAGGTGCGCGCTGACCCCGATGCGTTTCTGAGCACCAATATCAAGGAATTGCCGCCCAGCCCGAATGGTCTGTTTTGGGAATTCGTGTTGCCGTCAACGACAGGGGGATGCTACGACCCTGATTGCACGATTTGCCTTGTGATTGACCCCTATGACAACATTGCTGAGGAGAATGAGGAAAACAACAAAATATGCCAGACGTGGCAAGGGTAA
- the fni gene encoding type 2 isopentenyl-diphosphate Delta-isomerase: MTSIESRKQDHIDIVLQKDVRAKGVTTGFERFFFEHVALPECHLDEVDLRVRMWGRELRAPFLISSMTGGTSEAARINLHLAEAAQALGIAMGVGSQRAALEDDALAATYRVRHVAPDILLLANFGAVQLNEGYGVDEARRAVEMIEADALILHLNPLQEAVQPGGDRDWRGLYAKIETLARQLDVPIVVKEVGNGISARVAMRLVECGVAAIDVAGAGGTSWSEVEAYRQQDPLRRHIAHTFAGWGIPTALALMEVRAAVPPEVLVFASGGIRSGVDAAKAIRLGATLVGSAAPLLQPATDHTQAVFDTFQAYIEELRIAAFCVGATSLDDLRRAPLRRTDTWEYVAV; encoded by the coding sequence ATGACCTCAATTGAATCACGCAAGCAAGACCACATTGATATTGTGTTGCAAAAAGATGTACGCGCCAAAGGTGTCACGACCGGCTTTGAGCGCTTCTTTTTCGAGCATGTCGCTTTGCCCGAATGTCATCTGGATGAAGTGGATTTGCGCGTGCGCATGTGGGGGCGTGAGTTGCGCGCCCCGTTCCTCATCAGCAGTATGACGGGCGGCACCAGCGAGGCGGCGCGTATCAACCTGCACCTAGCGGAAGCCGCGCAGGCGCTGGGCATTGCCATGGGGGTGGGGTCGCAACGGGCGGCGCTGGAAGATGATGCGCTGGCGGCGACCTACCGCGTGCGGCACGTTGCCCCTGATATTTTGCTGCTGGCGAATTTTGGCGCCGTGCAGTTGAACGAAGGGTATGGCGTGGATGAGGCGCGGCGCGCCGTGGAGATGATTGAAGCCGATGCGCTGATTTTGCACCTCAACCCCTTGCAAGAAGCCGTCCAGCCGGGGGGAGACCGCGATTGGCGTGGGCTTTACGCCAAAATTGAAACGCTGGCGCGTCAGTTGGATGTGCCCATTGTGGTGAAAGAAGTGGGGAACGGCATTAGCGCGCGCGTTGCCATGCGCCTGGTGGAGTGTGGTGTGGCGGCGATTGATGTGGCGGGGGCGGGCGGCACCAGTTGGAGCGAGGTTGAAGCCTACCGCCAGCAAGACCCCTTGCGCCGCCACATTGCCCACACGTTTGCCGGTTGGGGGATTCCCACTGCTCTGGCGCTCATGGAAGTGCGCGCCGCTGTGCCACCGGAGGTGCTGGTCTTTGCCAGTGGCGGTATTCGCAGTGGCGTGGATGCCGCCAAAGCCATTCGCCTCGGCGCGACACTGGTGGGAAGCGCCGCACCGTTGTTGCAGCCAGCCACCGACCACACCCAGGCCGTTTTCGACACGTTCCAGGCCTACATTGAAGAATTGCGCATTGCAGCGTTTTGTGTGGGCGCAACGTCTCTGGACGACTTGCGCCGCGCGCCGTTGCGCCGCACAGATACGTGGGAGTACGTCGCCGTCTGA
- the gyrB gene encoding DNA topoisomerase (ATP-hydrolyzing) subunit B, producing MTNKTQGYDASKIAVLKGLEAVRRRPGMYIGNTGQLGLHHCVFEVVDNSVDEALAGFCDTIIVHIDKESIVTVTDNGRGIPVDIHPTEGRPALEVVMTTLHAGGKFGTGGYKVSGGLHGIGVSAVNAVSAWLEAIVKRDGKIYRQRYERGVPVTPVEVIGECDPDDTGTTVRWLRDPDIFDANADYKFSVLAQRLREMAFLTPGLKITIIDEREDQEATFYFEGGIVSFVRYMNRDRTVLHEPIYANKEVDDMVVEVAMQYTDSYTESVFSFANNINTVEGGTHLTGFRSALTRTINDYARKQGILKEKDSNFSGEDVREGLTAIISVKLRDPQFEAQTKIKLNNPEVKGAVESVTNEMLSQWLEEHPREAKAILNKILTSARAREAARKAREMVVRKSALESMTLPGKLADCSERDPSQTELYIVEGDSAGGSAKQARDRRYQAILPLRGKILNVEKARLNRVLDNKEVQALISALGCGIGEDFDISNLRYGRIILMADADVDGAHIRTLLLTFFFRYMPQLIEEGHLFIAQPPLYLIQAGREKFYAYSEEEKEAILKKLDGQKVTIQRYKGLGEMNPEQLWETTMNPENRILLQVTIEDAVQADKTFSMLMGSAVPPRRRFIQTHAREVRNLDI from the coding sequence GTGACAAACAAAACACAAGGCTACGACGCATCAAAAATTGCCGTTCTCAAAGGGCTGGAAGCCGTCCGCCGACGCCCAGGCATGTATATCGGGAACACAGGCCAATTGGGGTTGCACCACTGCGTCTTTGAAGTGGTGGACAACTCGGTGGACGAAGCCCTGGCGGGTTTTTGCGATACCATCATCGTGCATATTGACAAAGAGAGCATCGTCACCGTGACCGACAACGGGCGCGGTATTCCTGTGGACATTCACCCCACCGAAGGACGCCCTGCGCTGGAAGTGGTGATGACGACGCTCCACGCGGGGGGGAAATTTGGCACAGGGGGCTACAAGGTCTCCGGTGGGTTGCACGGTATCGGTGTTTCGGCGGTCAACGCAGTCAGCGCCTGGCTGGAAGCCATCGTCAAACGCGACGGCAAAATCTACCGCCAACGCTACGAACGCGGCGTCCCGGTGACGCCGGTCGAAGTAATTGGGGAATGCGACCCCGACGACACCGGCACCACTGTGCGCTGGCTGCGCGACCCCGACATTTTCGACGCCAACGCCGATTACAAATTCTCGGTTCTGGCGCAACGCCTGCGCGAAATGGCGTTCCTGACGCCGGGCTTGAAAATCACCATCATTGACGAACGCGAAGACCAGGAAGCCACCTTCTACTTTGAAGGCGGCATTGTCTCATTCGTGCGCTACATGAACCGCGACCGTACCGTCCTGCATGAACCGATTTACGCCAACAAAGAAGTGGACGATATGGTCGTGGAAGTCGCCATGCAATACACCGACAGTTATACCGAATCGGTTTTCTCGTTCGCCAACAACATCAACACGGTGGAAGGCGGCACCCACCTGACGGGTTTCCGCTCGGCGCTGACGCGCACCATCAACGACTACGCCCGCAAGCAAGGCATTCTCAAAGAAAAAGATTCCAACTTCTCGGGCGAAGACGTGCGCGAAGGCTTGACGGCTATCATCAGCGTCAAACTGCGCGACCCACAGTTTGAAGCGCAAACCAAAATCAAGTTGAACAACCCCGAAGTCAAGGGCGCGGTCGAAAGCGTCACCAACGAAATGCTTTCGCAATGGTTGGAAGAACATCCGCGCGAAGCCAAAGCCATCTTGAACAAAATTCTCACCTCGGCGCGGGCGCGCGAAGCCGCCCGCAAAGCGCGCGAAATGGTGGTGCGCAAGAGCGCCCTTGAAAGCATGACGCTGCCCGGCAAACTCGCCGACTGCTCCGAGCGCGACCCCAGCCAGACGGAACTCTACATCGTCGAGGGGGATTCGGCGGGCGGCTCTGCCAAACAAGCGCGCGATCGCCGCTACCAGGCGATTTTGCCCCTGCGCGGCAAGATTCTCAACGTGGAAAAAGCTCGCCTCAACCGCGTGCTGGACAACAAAGAAGTGCAGGCGCTTATCTCGGCGCTGGGGTGCGGGATTGGCGAAGATTTTGACATCTCGAACCTGCGCTATGGGCGCATCATCCTCATGGCGGACGCCGACGTGGACGGCGCCCACATTCGCACGCTCTTGCTCACCTTCTTCTTCCGCTACATGCCGCAGCTCATCGAAGAAGGGCATTTGTTCATCGCGCAACCACCGCTCTACCTTATTCAGGCGGGGCGCGAAAAGTTCTACGCCTATTCGGAAGAAGAAAAAGAAGCCATCTTGAAGAAGCTGGACGGGCAAAAAGTCACCATTCAGCGCTACAAGGGGTTGGGTGAAATGAACCCAGAGCAATTGTGGGAAACCACCATGAACCCCGAAAACCGCATCCTGTTGCAGGTGACTATTGAAGACGCCGTCCAGGCTGACAAGACGTTCAGCATGTTGATGGGCAGCGCCGTGCCGCCGCGCCGCCGTTTCATCCAGACACATGCGCGTGAAGTCCGCAACCTGGACATCTAA